gcaataattgaCTTTTAGTaatgtacttaaaaaaaacatttttagtttttaattctcacgacaaattattcaaattattgtcaaattaaaaatagtttttatttttatttttttttgaatttgtttaGCAGACAATGAGCAGAGCGACATTGACAAGCGTCATGCAATTTTTAGAGCGAGAGAAAGAAAGAGAGataaagagaaagagagagagagagagagagagagagtagATATAGAGAAAAAGATAATGTATgaagaatattattataatgtatcACAAAAGCAGAGATTATAcattaagattatttaaaaagcgttaaattagtaataaatagattttaataaagtaTTTTTGCTACAATTTAACTAGAATTATTGTATTGCTAGCACATAATGGAGTTTTCTAATAAAGTGTGTTAAATGTAGCAGAATTGATGTAATTATagataaataactttattttatttttgaaaaaatttaggaattaattaagaagaaatattaataattttcatgaaaaatttggtactagtttttttgaaaaattcagtaattaaaaagttgaaataatattacaaattttgtaaaaaatttctaaaagaattttcaacaaataaaaaagtctcaaaaattaaataaattttgtatgaaaatttattagatgtTGAAAACTAGCCGACAATAACTTTAGTTATTTAcagcaaaataattaagacaaaaatacttaacaataacaataataataataataataataataataataataataataataataataataagtgttATCATTCCAGGGACGCGTCGATTCGAGGATATACAGTTTTCCGTTCAAACTAGATAACATCTCtcatgtaaaaaataaatactaatgTAATAGTTATAATAGTACTgtacgattattattaatgtaataGCTAATGACactttaactttttaaaaaaaagcatgcaattttttagcgtcaaaaaattttaaccaaacCTCTATAATcgtcaaataatttaacttaGTATAcaatatgttaaaaattaaaaataattctaattaataatCACTCACACAACAATCTCTCCTCTCTCTCGCATTTATTCAAAACTAAAATTACACGGTCTTGGCAACACACTCAAGAAacgttaatttaaaaaaatgaaaaaaaaattttttttttttcaaaaatttactataatcatcatcattatttttcaataataataacaacaacaatagtacctttaatttttttaaatattctttttattttgtagaTTTTATATATAAGGCATGCATCATCCGCCGGTGAGTATCTTCCgtcgttaattaattaattaatcaataataatattctaaatatttatatatccaCAAAAAAACGTTCAACTAATTTGGAAGATTAAGCTCACCTAacactaattttaaatagtcctcagtattaatcattaattaataactttaacAAGTGCCTCGACGTGCGTCAGCTAAAAATACAGGCAAAAAAGATTCACCTAAAACTTTTTACACAAATATATATTGTGcaaaagcttatttaatattttttttaacttttttggGGAGTAGGAAAAAGGGGTATAGGAAATTTATCAGATTTATTCTCATTAATCATGGCCCTGTGTCCCtacctaattatttataattcataattaatattatcactaatttttttttgaaaattttttttctattttttgtcacatttttttcaaatattcaaACAGCCGTTGAACGGTTCAACAACTACATAACTTGCTAAATATTAATGGGTATTACTaattcattatcattattattattatttgttatttgtattaatttctaaaaactcaaaactttttaatatttattatttattaattaattaatcctcGTTGTTACGTAATAATACGAGGAAAATGAGTCCCTTCGATGcttaaattagattttttttggttCCAAGTCGTTACACCCCCGGCGGATTTTATCGGGGCCTCGTCCCCTATTTTAGCgggcttttaattttattttaacacaaattttatattaaaagaagtaaacttttttgtctaaaatttttgaataaatcctTGAATTGACCGGGGACGAAACGCTCGAGGGTGAATCGCTTTGTCGCCTTTTTTGTCAATCGtcaaatgttataaataaaaaaaaaaacttctcaTGAAAGCATGTCAATGTCATTGAGTATAAATTAAGAGGAAATTAAAATCCAGGGAACGTCTGCTAAAACAATAAGtgcttttataaattaagagAGAGAGATATTTCATTGAGTGCTTAACCAgatatttaaaacatttttttcttcatccgtatccttttctattttattttatttatttaataataataaaatatttgaatctcAAAGCCTTTTGTCATATCACGCTTTACTTTAGTTCTTAGccgttttttctttattcttttcattacttattttttattatttttattcattattactTTCTTTAAGTTACTTTGTCCCTTTAATACGCTCTTACCATtcttttaagatattttaatcTACTCTTATAAGAATTAATACCGtctttaaatcatttttattactctcaattttcgataaaaaatctTCTAGGATTATCATTaaacaaattgatttaaattgtCGCGAAATTTTTCCGAAACTAACACAACTAATTTAACAATCAAAACTTAAATAGCTTAGATTTAACTTTGACGATTGTTGTAGTGGTTGTTGATTAAACAGCAATTAATCGAGCGTTAGAGTACTCCTGTATCTCATCTCTATTGGCTGCTAGAGATGATACTAGTTTATTAATTACCAgtgattcattaaattattaacttgtTATTTCGAGGTGATAATTACttgctaataatttattggtaTAACAATCACTAGTTTTTAATGGTGACTGGTTACTCATTGCAGGCTACATTTGTTCTCGAGTTGTGATTTTATCTCTGTAACGTGTGTTTCCAGAGTTtgttttaattctaaaaaatatttcatagttaaattttttatttactttttttattgagatttttttaagtacttacTTGTAAACTCATCTTGTTCCGCAGCTTCAGCTTCCGCTGCTAATTCCTCTGGTGTTTTTTTCTTGCGCATTAGAGGATTTGGTTCTTCTTGCGTTATTTCTTGAATTTCTTcgcgtttttttatgttgtactgcaaattttaattaattagtttaaaagaatgcaaaaatttattttaagccttataatagtttttgtagtaaaaacaaaatttttttaggtcaagaaacaatttttcttgaaCTTTGTAATCTAGatccaagattttttttatcatcaagccaatataattatacatttggcttgaattaattttagctTATTTCAATACAGTAGTTTactaaacgaaaaaatatattttgttcattaagattgttaaatttttactgcGACAATTAATTAACCTCATGCCGTAACAGTCTTTGTTTTGAGTCAATAGCAGTATGCTTCGGAACaacgcaaaaaatttttccgctCGGAACAAATTGTATAGTAAGTGTATTGTGTGCATAATGCAAAAAGCATAGActacatttaaatttatttatactagtaaacgttgcgcgcgcaagcgcacGTGTGAATGTTGGTATGGAATGatctatattttcatgcttatgatatatttgaccaatcacgttacgaatagtttgcttacatgatatattttcatattttttcatctaaattataagagtggaccagaattcaaatttgcgcgcgcaagcgcgcgcctgactgcacggaaaaaaaatcctatgaaaatttactatagtaacatcgtaatctaggactagactttcagtatctcgatttttacgatgctgccgtctacagaatacaatttgaattattgaaaattacgatgttatttagtaaattttttttccgtaagagcaagtgaataaggacgcatactatatgttttaataaaagagagacagagtctagtagtttgcgacgccaccaccgaaagatgaccaactactgtatcgagggtcttattatgtgactgaacagaAACTTTAGATATTCCCTCCGATAGCGTGAGGGGATAAACCTTGGACTTGAGGCGGAGAGGacaccgggttcgattcctggatgatacagaattattttttcggtgacctaaacttctttttaatttgagtgatagaaatttacgatgttgcatcgtataaattacgatgtttgagTTCTGGTCCGGCACTGCAATAtcctatactaaaaattacgatgttttcattgtaatttttcgtacaattttctttccgtgtgaagcgtttacatatattttcatgcttatgatatattcgaccaatcacatcacgaataaattggtttcacatacatttcatctctattttaatattaataagattagaattcaaatttgcgcgcgcaagcgcgcgcctcatatttatggtcatgatatatttatgtgtagtttatgtatattatattcactttcaaccaatcagaatgagaataaatattttcaaccaatcacatcacgaataaattggtttcacatacatttcatctcaattttattatgggataACAATATTTAGATACAAATAGGTTGCttacatgatatattttcatttttttcatctaaactagaatttaaatttgcgcGTGCGCCTTGACTATagagtttgcatatattttcatgcttatgatatatttgaccaatcacgttacgaatagtttgcttacacgatatattttcatatttttcatctaaattataagagtgGATAGAGTCTATGATTCTTCGATAGTGCCATGAGTTATACAGCCCAGTAGCACGCCAGTGCTAGAGTAGAATTTAGTTTAGATTCCCAGATAGAGTggaaatttagtttttatttctatttcttcCCACAAGAAAAGATCTTAggaaaagttaataaaatctCAACTCTACGcgtaaaactttaaataagtCAAAGTAAtcccgagtaaaaacagaattccgccgcaccaccgccgcaacaccgctgcacggctttttaagcgccgcaccaccgctgcaccacagccgtgacaattttggttattttataagtgccgtatcaccgccgtgacaagtaaagaatttatctattcaccgcactaccgccgcaacagcgccgtgacaagtaaataaatttctattcgccgcaccaccgctgcaccacagctgtgacacgcccgggtaaaaataaaattattaatttttacgaaaaaataataaatttcgttcgaccgccgcaccaccgctgaaccaccgccgcaccaccgctgaaccaccgccgcaccataccactgtttgatggtatatacattgaaataatatattcgttgatcattcaaatagcttaactaaattttttaagttaagtatggcttgcagtgcagttggcaatgttcgagacttccatgcagacgatccaggttcgaatcccatcacagttcaatttttaaaattctttcagagtatttcaataggcgtaccgcttctgtgcaacccgaggacgaaattaaaaatctacatcaacaatacgactaaaaaaatcagtaatttcgcggtgctttggcctgattaaaaaaaaatttttttttttaatattaggcattcgattaaaaggaggttgatcaataggtcttacataaagatttctagtcgcattatttattaattaattattgcgtgataaattaattatgataccattttttgtgaaattgtaggtatgatttagcattggtgcggcggtggtgcagcggtagtgcggcgatgctagggggagtaaatttttagcgtgcggcgtaatagtccgccaaacggcggtcgtgcagcggtggtgcggcggtatggtgcggcggtggtgcagcggtggtgcggcggtcgaacgaaattgattatttttccgtaaaaaataataatttcatttttactcgggaTCTTGAATGGAGACATCGGCTTCTTAACTCAAAGTGATCAGAGCTTTGAACTATAAGTACACAAAATTCATCCGGGAAGCCATAATTTTATCTTGAGTGAAGAATAATATATCTTGctcaaattgataaaatattagattcaaaatattgaaattatttaaaaatattttctatgaAAGCTAAAAAGACGACACAATATTTCTCTAATTCTATaagagttttttaattttgtaagagtaatctttttttgaattaaaaacaaaaattttaagccaATAATACGAAAtagaagataaatattttcttgtttttgtgttaaaatagaattgtttaatcatttttatagataaaattttcatcagtTTGATAAAAATCGTTCAATAAATGTATTCGATGGTTTGTTTCAcgcagataaaattttatttatcagtcACAGGCTATTCAGATAAAGGGAAtagaacaataaaaaattacaaataacgTGGTGGATAACAAAAAACTGAAATACAAGAAGagtttaattgaattaactgttttaattgaaaaagagAGTAAACCACaagtaattgatttttacaatACGAGAGGTCATTTAGTTCAGCAATAGCAAGTCCAAAACATGTGTATGTACAAATCTATATAGGTATTTTCATCCACTGTTTTCAAGAGTGTTTTAGTATTGACTTTCACAAGTAGTAATTAACGTCAGGTTCAGAACAATCTTTGACGGTCTACGAGGTTCGACCTCATTTACACTAGTACCATTTGTCTTACTCACGTATGACCGGTATCATACTTCTATACTTTACAAATCGAGGGTTCGTTTAAAAtagatcaattattttattcatttatacgtacatacatacatacgaTATACCTTTGCATTGTTGAATATACATAGCACCAACCACACTCGGTCTATTCAACatcaatttgaatttttcaaaaatacccTTTTCCTACCTATAAATCGATAATTGGTTGCTTGAAATCTGATTGAAGAAACAATGCGCCTTGACATTGCATACCTTGAACATTCTCTCAGtactcaattaaaaaaatcaaattattttcttgtttttttagttttcttcAAGTGATTTTCATGTTTGACTCttccaataaatttacaaataatgtatttatgtttattttatcaaaactgGTCAATATTTGAAACCTCTACTCTtaaatttctttgaaaattattttcgaaaatggaattttttcaattgctGCCAATAGAATTTgttgatttttcaaatttgcgGTAACAaatctcaaataaataaagttaagtaGTTCAGCAATCAACAGAACTTGTTGAGATGAACAGtcgttacttttttttaagccAATCGGAAAACTTAAATAGGACTAGGACTCATGAATTATTCAAGACGAATCGAGAAAAACGTTAGTGCACACCTCAAGTGCGGAAGGGTTAAGAGTCCTCTACTGTTGTGAATGTTAAGTCGCTTTTATAGTCAAGTAGGACACTGAATCTCAGATTCTAAAGATCTAGTCTACAATTTCCAAATTTGTGGAACCtataaatggtttttttttttcttaagcaATTAAAAACTAACAATGTTACCAAAAATCGAATCAGTATTTCCAGATTAGTTAAAGGCTTccataaaattgataaagtttatttattaaaatttatatagtagatacaaataaatttcaatcaatCATTAGGTAAAAAGTAAagtttttatgtaaaataaatcttatattCCGTTAAATATCatgaaaaagttattaaaaattgaggATTAAACTCTACTTTTTCCtttacagaaaaattaattatataatcaataatacaaaaaaagtaattataataatattaataataatcataacgATAATTGGTGAACGTCTTAAAAGGAGTCAGCCTGACTCTATTAGGAAGTCGCCATATTGAATGCAGGGACTCCCTACTAGAGTCAATTTGACCCCAGttaagttttgtaatttttctttccaTTCTTCAAatcatttctttattaataattttctaattttcttttcatttctTCTTGATTCAATTTTGTTCCTCTTCTTGAGTTCCATCAACACATGTTcgatgttaataataataatcaatttattacactaataattaatcagtTTTTCAATAGATTTgtacaaacaatttttatctgGATCAATAAATCCTTTTTgtctcatttaaaaaaatttatttgtaaaaattgatgttcgAAATAGTTTTACGATTATAACTAtctaaaaatgtatttaaaaataagtttctatttagaatttattttaaaaaaaagtcaataatcTGTACATAGTTATTTTGAGTACCGATAACACAATGCTATTTTCTATTACCCGGATATCAAGTTTTTATTAGGATCGCACCCATGAGCAGTATGTCGTTACTTatcatcaaaataattttttttttcttcttttaatatCATTACTAACAACCAGCAGTCACTATGCGACTGCCGAAATTTACGGATTatgaataagaaaacttttgtttaataatttatcgatATTGCTCATGATACTATACATAGTTTGGgtacttttgaaataaattttaaaagtaatagtGCCATGacaggatcaattacaaataatttaatggacaaatgtgaccaaacaaatttatagaaccaacTAACTATTCAAAACTCCTCCAAAAACTTAGcgtaaaaaattgactattactaaaaaatatataataaaaccGTGAAAAGACACAAATTCTTATCTAGACCTTTCCAataataccaaatttaacttactttctcaattatttaaatcatagaTGACTGtcgctgaaaaaatatcaaaaccaGTTTACGATAAAGATATACCCGTTCCAACAATTTTCTTAGTTTCtaaattatgtaaattaatttttgacttataacCACAGTCACatgtacaaaataaaataaataaataaatgacgtTTAATCCCGAGTCAAAATTCGAGTCCCGTTTTGACCGTAAAAATGTCCCAACTCTTTGAAGTCTAATATGCCGCTAAAAATCGAGTCTATTTTGACCGTACAAGACGGTATCGGAGAATAAGTATGGTTAAAACAGGTGTACGCAGGTTtgttttgaccgtaaaaattttcaggagtataatattatcattataaatattatttctatatttGTCATcttgttgattattattatttctcttgCCATCTTGTAGTTCTTAGGcgcgaaaatttaaattaataaaaaacatgaaaagttgacatttaaaaattaaaaatttaataataataataataataacaataataatctcaGAGAAGggtttttctttcaaaaatttgaattttggaaaaaaaaatattattcttttcTAAATTCAGCTTAGTTCACATATTTTCACtgcaaaaagttttaaaatatataagaattgcaggtaattgtttaatttcacgttttttaaaagtaattaattttttgatatttttcatagttttttttaatccaacaaCTGacgtttttcatatttttttactctaaaattgaaatttttcaaaaaattaaaaaaatttttctattttagatttactctgataaaaaatattttacaagtagaaaaaaattttttaattatcgatttttcgatattttgctaaaactttttaatccaaaatttgaaatttttcataatttgtttttagttaaaaaattgaaatgtttcataatttttcttatcccaaaattaacatttttgaaaaaaattttgaaaaatttttctattttagatttattctaaaaaaaaaaaaaatatctattaagtagaaaataatctaATCATGTTGATTTCACACCCCGTGAAAATAAGCAATTACCGAATCTTACAATTGAAAATAGAAgtataagattaataattgagaatgggtaactaaatttcaattttgaatgtctataaatataattattactattcatttaatttctccgttcttttttaatttaatttaatttaatttaatttctaagttCTTTTTCAGATTCCACTCAGAACTTAGTCATTTCAAGACGcgtcatttaaaaagtttatgagACTACTGAGATTCGCCTTTTACCAATCGGCAGTGTAGCGATGCGGGTAGCGCGTAAGTCTTGACGAGCGATAGGTTCCAAGTTCGGTTCTCGGTTAGGGCAAAGcgacttttaattatttctttatttacgaAGCGTATTAGGTTAAGTTACCATAAGTAATCCTTTCCTCCTATTTCCTTACTCCTTAATATGTATAAACTGGACAATAAATAACCCCTGTTCGTAAAAAAAAGACTCAAATTTGGGAAATCAtccatttttgttttttttattacaaaattaattttatatatttttttgtgctcATAAACGATTTTGATAgtagtaattgtaataattgttaattacaaatttttatgttaatgacaattattattaattactattacttatttcttataacaataataattattaattataataataattattattgcagtgattaaaacaaaaaaaaaataaataaatgtgattTCAATTGGATTTGAACCCGGACCcctaagaattttaaaatttaatttattattatttattattattattattatcattatttcaaGCCTGGTTTGACCGTAATCGTGGTAGAATGGGACAAAACTCCACTAGTTACGGTGAAACCAGGCTCAGTTTAAATGAACTATCAATACAGCGCCAAGTctgttttgaccgtaaaaTTGAGATGGGAAAAAATTACGGTTAAAACGGAACtcgaatttcgactcgggttatcgtaaaattcgaatctatttagaactacttcgaaaacttatcaaataaattatctatttctgaaaagcatatgaaacattaaaaagacataaatttaggtcaagacctttccaatgatactaaatttaatttaaaaaactcattCGATCATATAAATACGCTGGAGacgaaattttacttattttcttaattatatagattgaagacataaaaattcacaattcatttaaaattaattaagttatcatgaaatttttcattaaaaaaatatcgttcatatgacgcaaaaaaaaagaatttttttctatccaAACATACTTTCCtgcacaaaaaatatttacaaatatccACACAAAATTCTAGAATTCCGACGGTAGGATAATTCcgttgaaaaaagtttttctttataatGTTAGTACGAGTGTATAACGTACGTTACGCCGCAGTGCGGACATCATCCCCTCTTAGCTTTATTCACCAAATGTGTTCTATTTGTGTGGGTACACAATGGCGAAGATATAGAGTGAAAAAGAGAAAAGTTAAAACAATGAGTAAAAAGCTTTTTGtttgctttatttttattttatttatttcattcaactCGAGTTATTTTTTCCCGATATTCTAACATACTTAACGCACAATTTAATCAGTAACAATAATATGTATTAACCTATTTACCGTAGTACattaaatgaagaaatttttgaactccccaaaataattttaacatttcCCCGTAGGTAATTTGGATGAGTGCACATTCacgtaaataaattgttaaacagagttatttgtatttaatttgtattttcacGAATGTATGAAAATTACCGAGAAATTGTAGTTATacgttttattttgtttgcaGAAACATGAAAAGGTGAACAggaataaaatatgaattcattaaattgaacagtatatgaaaaaaatgtatcgCTTCATATCATAAACCGTTGATGGTTGTTTTCGTATAAGGGATTAAAATAATGGAATAATGCGAGAAAAATTGCACGAATTAGGGGAATCTTGGAATAATGtttcactttatttttattactgaaAACATCAAATAGCGATAAAAAGTGATGAAACGGAAGAAAAACAAGACTATAAGTTCAGACAATTGATGGAAAATTATtgcagaaaataaaaaatgtcttgCGATAATCATATCTTTGGGTGGTAGCTCATGAACAACAAACTcgtgttatttttattgtattgcTATTCTATTTTAACTATGTAAATTGTTCGCGTTTAcagagaaataaatttagagaattttattgagaaatatGCATTCGAatatcttgaatttttttagagttattttttgataaaaagcaAATAACTTTACTGTTTGCATCAAAAATACTTGCAGAAAAATGAaatagtacttttttttattccagttttataatcaaatattCTGCGATCCATAAAATAGATTGGACGCCATGGGGCAATTTCCGAAGTCGCGTCATACTTCTACTTAATAATTAGAAGACACTCATAGTTtccattgaattatttaagaaaCTATTTACTTATGTACCTattgtatatttaataagttttctATTAATAGAAGAAACTTGAGATTTGTATATGAGAATCACGAGTTCTCGTGACTATGCACATATTTAGAAACACGACGCTGAATATTTGCGAATGTGATTTAACTGTATTGTAGGTAAACAATACGTATTTATACAATGAGTCAATGTTCTA
The sequence above is drawn from the Cotesia glomerata isolate CgM1 linkage group LG4, MPM_Cglom_v2.3, whole genome shotgun sequence genome and encodes:
- the LOC123262506 gene encoding complexin isoform X2, whose product is MDILGAVGGEGGDEDDKEKEEEAERERQEAIKEAEERRKEKHRKMEEEREKMRQEIRDKYNIKKREEIQEITQEEPNPLMRKKKTPEELAAEAEAAEQDEFTKLKQTLETHVTEIKSQLENKCSLQ